Proteins encoded in a region of the Salipiger sp. CCB-MM3 genome:
- the bufB gene encoding MNIO family bufferin maturase has protein sequence MHPTHLPNTAGIGFKSQHFDDLASPGAVRWLEIHAENYMVDGGPRLAMLDDLRARFPISVHGVGLSIGGAEPLDRAHLARLRRLIDRVRPAQFSEHLAWSTHEGTYFSDLLPLPYTEATLARVAAHVEEVQQSLGLRMLLENPSSYAVFAESTMSETDFLAQVARRTGCGLLLDINNVFISASNLGTSAAAYLADYPVEEVGEIHLGGYAEEDDGQGAPLLIDTHGAPVADPVWALYADVIARIGPRPTLIEWDNDVPDFATLETEAARASQVMARRRAA, from the coding sequence ATGCACCCGACCCATCTGCCCAACACCGCTGGCATCGGCTTCAAATCCCAGCATTTCGACGATCTTGCCAGCCCCGGCGCGGTACGCTGGCTGGAGATCCACGCCGAGAATTACATGGTCGACGGCGGTCCGCGGCTCGCCATGCTGGACGATCTGCGCGCGCGCTTTCCGATCTCAGTGCATGGCGTCGGGCTGTCGATTGGCGGCGCCGAGCCGCTCGACCGCGCGCATCTGGCCCGGCTCCGCCGCCTGATCGACCGGGTCCGCCCGGCGCAGTTTTCCGAGCATCTCGCGTGGTCGACCCATGAGGGCACCTATTTCAGCGACCTGCTGCCGCTGCCCTATACCGAGGCCACGCTGGCCCGTGTTGCCGCGCATGTAGAGGAGGTGCAGCAAAGCCTCGGCCTGCGGATGCTGCTCGAGAACCCCTCGAGCTACGCGGTCTTTGCCGAGAGCACGATGAGCGAAACCGATTTCCTTGCGCAGGTGGCCCGGCGCACCGGCTGCGGGCTGCTGCTGGACATCAACAACGTCTTCATCTCCGCCAGCAACCTTGGCACCTCCGCTGCCGCCTATCTCGCCGATTATCCGGTCGAGGAGGTGGGCGAGATTCACCTTGGGGGCTACGCCGAAGAGGACGACGGGCAGGGCGCGCCGCTGCTCATCGACACCCATGGGGCGCCGGTGGCCGATCCGGTCTGGGCACTCTATGCGGATGTCATCGCCCGCATCGGCCCGCGCCCGACGCTGATCGAATGGGACAATGACGTGCCCGATTTCGCCACCCTCGAGACCGAGGCCGCGCGTGCATCGCAGGTCATGGCACGGCGGAGAGCGGCATGA
- a CDS encoding HvfC/BufC N-terminal domain-containing protein encodes MSGPGAFTQTFASALLSPEAPRPAALRDPSGAAATRRYDVYRNNVSVALTEALAAAFPVVERLVGEAYFRAMARAFAQAHPPRSPVMATYGAELADWIADFPPLAALSYLADVARIEQARRDASQSADAAPLAPGVLAGLPPEALAALCPRLHPALRVLTLGPSALAIWARNAARPDLAQSRAREVLVSRPHLKVLTLAAPEGTAATLRALARGTPLGAALPIGADHAAIFGCLFEAGAFAADDALTHGDPAP; translated from the coding sequence ATGAGCGGGCCGGGCGCTTTCACGCAAACCTTTGCCAGCGCGCTTCTGTCGCCCGAGGCGCCGCGCCCGGCGGCGCTGCGCGATCCCTCGGGGGCGGCGGCCACGCGGCGCTATGACGTCTACCGTAACAACGTCAGCGTCGCGCTCACCGAGGCGCTGGCGGCGGCCTTTCCGGTGGTCGAGCGTCTGGTGGGCGAGGCATACTTTCGCGCCATGGCCCGCGCCTTCGCGCAAGCGCACCCGCCGCGCAGCCCGGTGATGGCGACCTATGGCGCAGAGCTTGCCGATTGGATCGCGGACTTCCCGCCGCTGGCCGCGCTCTCCTACCTCGCGGATGTGGCCCGCATCGAGCAGGCGCGCCGCGACGCCAGCCAATCTGCCGACGCCGCGCCGCTGGCGCCCGGCGTGCTGGCGGGCCTGCCACCCGAAGCTTTGGCGGCGCTCTGCCCGCGCCTTCACCCGGCGCTGCGGGTGCTGACCCTCGGCCCCTCGGCATTGGCAATCTGGGCGCGCAACGCGGCGCGGCCCGATCTGGCGCAAAGCCGCGCCAGAGAGGTTCTGGTCAGCCGCCCGCATCTCAAGGTGCTGACCCTTGCCGCACCAGAGGGGACAGCAGCCACGCTGCGCGCCCTTGCCCGCGGCACCCCGCTCGGCGCTGCGCTGCCCATCGGCGCAGATCACGCCGCCATCTTCGGATGCCTGTTCGAGGCCGGTGCCTTTGCCGCAGACGATGCCCTCACCCACGGAGACCCAGCCCCATGA